Genomic DNA from Leptospira congkakensis:
AAGCATAGACATCGAGTGATCCGGCTGTTTCGCCGGCCCCACAAATTCCATTCACTGCTTTTTGGGGATCAGAAAAACCAGATATCGTGGAACTGGCACTCACCACTGTTGTGGCAATGTGGATATCTGCTGGCAGTGGAGATTTGGGACATACACTTGCACTTGCTTGGGCATTGAGTAATGGTAATAAGGCAGCTAGATTTTCTTCCCCAGATGCAGAGGGGGATTTTTTGCAGGAAAATGAGGATACAACAAACACCAAAACCAAAGGAAATAATTTTTTTGTTTTGAAACGTTTTTGCATCACATCACCAATTTAGGGAACGAATCCTTAAAGTCCAGTCCAAGTTTTAGTTTTCTTTTTTAGTAAAAACAAGTTAGATACAATTGGAATGGTCCCCATCTAATGATAGGGACATTTACTTTTGTATACGGTAAAACTATTATTTTTTATCAATTCTTGAAAATGCAGAAGCACCGCAACCGGAGCTACCAGGATTTGTTCTAGTAGAAGTATCCGCTTGTGCTTTTGCAGCATCATATGTTTTTCCAAAAGCTACAGTACAAAGCCAATAAGAGTTTTCTTTTGCAGTATTTTTAAAGAAGAATACTTTGTTGTATTTTCCTTTGTTTGTATCACCAGCAAAACATCCACCATTGTTTTCAGGGTTTTGTGTGATGAAACTTCCTTCTGCGTTATTGAATTCAATGATAATGTAACAGCTAGAAAACCCACCAAATCCAGAACTATCGTCTAGTTGTAATCCTTTGGAGCCATATTTAGCGGAAAAGGTAGATATGGTATCGAGTGTAGTTCCGTTTCCAGTGAAACTATTCCAAACACCATTTAATGCAAAATCTTTACTAGATTCTGAAACTTGACCAGCTAACAATCCGATGAGTAGTTTATTATTTGCATCAGTTGCAGGAACTTGTTTTTCTGTGCTACAAACAATATTTGCAAACATAATCAAGGAAAGGATAGTTGTTTTGATAATTCTTTTCATAGAAGTCTCCTAATGGGTAAAAATTTAGGGACCTCCGATCCAACGATAAACAAACTGCTGTTAGAACTTTATATTTAAGTATCTAAAATACAATTTTAATTTGTAATTGTTTCGGGTGCCCCGATTCCTTCGGGGCCCCTTATCCAAATGGAGGACATTTGGAATCAGTGTGTAAAGTTCCATTACCACGAGGTAGACTTTACGGGGAAGATCTGGCTCACCAAACTTTGGTTTGGATTACAGTTGCGGGTCAGCACAGGATTCTCACCTGTTTCCTCCCTGAAGGTAATTCCCAGGTTTTTGCCAAGGTAGGAAATGTCAAATTTTTAAACCCTATCAAACACTGATCGTAACGCCATTTACACTGAAATGACTTGAAATTGTAGCAAAAAACCTCGGTAAACTTTTGCAACCAGATTGGGATTTTGGACACATACGAATTAAGAGGAAAAGTTATGTTCTATTATGTAGGAAGATCAATCGGATTTGTGCTGATGTGGATTGTTGTGAAACCGATGCGTTTGAAGTATGGAAACAAAAAAGTTGAAATTCAAAATGATCATATCTTACGAAAGCTAAATGGTAAATCTGTAATTCTAATTTCAAACCACATCAAACCAAGAAATAAGTTTTTAAGAGTGATTACCATGCCTTACGATGCCTTTGTGATTCGAGGGGTTCTCAAAAGATATGGAATTTATACAACAGCTCTCACTAGTTATGATTCTGGAATTCCTAATAAAGGAAAAAAACGTAAGTGGTTGTATAGAAAAGAACAAATGGTCAAAGGAATTGTAAAATCCATTGATTTGATTCCACTGAACAGAAGCGAATCTGATCCAGTTACGATAAAAGATTTCAAACGAAGGATCAACCGTGGAAACTTAGGGATCGGAATTTTTCCAGAAGGTACTTGGTATAGAGGATTTAGAAAGAGTAGAAAACTATATCCTGGTATGGTTGTTCTTAGCAAACGTTATAATTTACCAATCGTTCCTTTGTATTTGGATGCGTACAATATGAATAAACCCATCCGCCTATCTGTTGGGAATCCAATTTGGGAAGTGACTGACGCACCAGAAACAATCAATTACATTCGAAGTGAACTGATTCGGCTAAAAGACAAAGGAACTTCTATCTTAGTTACGAACGAAGCAGAAGAAATTTTAGATGATGAAAACGACGGATTGGAAATTTCACCAAGCGTAAGTTAGGTTTATTTTTTACTCAGGAGTTTTTGAAAGTAGGAAATCCCTTCTTCGATGGGATTTCCGGAACCTGTTCTTTTGCGGAGCATTCCTGTCATATCCAAAACAATGACTCCATACATCCAACTCCACATCATCCTCGCGATGGCAGGGTATTCATTTTTAGGATAAGGAATTTCTCCAGACTCAAAACCAATACGAACTGTTTCTAAAAAAAATCGGTAACTTTTTGGCAATTGAGGAAAAGCTTTTCTATGTACTCCACCGTAATCTGTCACAAACATCACTTTGTGTAACTCACGGTTGTTACTTGCGAAATTGAAATAGGCACGGGCAATGGCCGCCAATTTTTCAAAAGCGGAACTTGAATCCACTTCTATAATTGCTTTTTTTAACATGGAGAGAAGTTCATCCTCTCCTGATTTGATTAGGTCTTGGACTAAGTCAATTTGACTTTCATAATAGGAATAAGGACTGGCAACACTGCAACCCAATCGGTTCGCAATCTTTCGCATGGAAAGACCATCCAGTCCTTCTTCCTTTAAAATCAGGAGGGATACGTTTCTAATTTCCTCACGAGAGAGGCTATTGCGAATCCGTCTTTGTTTGTTTGAAGCTTCCAACATGGATTTGAATCAATTTGACCTCCATAGTATTCAAATCCATACAAAAATCGAACGTTTTTCTTAAAAAGCAGCGTTGATTTGGGCATAGGCCATATAAGCATCTCTCGCCAGTTGGTTTTTGCCTTGTAAGTAGTTTTGGTTCCATTCAAAGGATTGAGTCGTGGAATTGTATTGGATTTTACTATTTCTATAGTTGCGAACAGCGTCTCCCGCATTCAGATATCCGAAACCCATCCATAAAGAAACAAAATCGTTGATTTGTCCATGCCAAGTTAAATCTACTTCTGTATAGATTCGTTTCCCAAGTGCATAAGGTGACGAATAAGAATTATTAGAATAATTCTCTGTACTACCTTTGTCAGAGGAAACTGGGTATGGATTTTTTTCGCCCAAGGAACTTGTTGAGTTTGCCACTCCACTGATGGCATACCAAGCATCTTGTTTTTCCGCTTTATCATTTTGAAAGTAGGTAACTTGAAATTCTCCCCAGGAATCTGTTTTGTAACTGATACTCACAGACTTGGAGATTAGATTTTGTGCGTTGATATTTTCTGAAATTCCGGCCACACTATTGAAGTAAGGAATCACTCCAAATCTTGGATTGGCCAATGTCTGAAATGTGGAAACAGAAGCATCCGCTCTATTTTTATCCCCAGATGCATATAGGACTTGACCACCAAACCTTAGTTTACTGAAGAAAGTGTATCCAGTTTGGAAAACATGCATTTGGCCCGTATATTTTTCTCTTTCCGTTCTTGAATTATCATATTCGTTCGGAAGGTATTCTTTTAAATAAGGGTCTTGGATTCGTCTTCCACTTGTTCCTGATTGAAAGGCCGATTCCCATGTAAAATCCCAAGACTTTCCTTCAGGAAGGAAATTTCCTTTGGTTCTGTTTGTAAGCCGAAAACCCGTTGTGATTAAGTTTTGGTTTTGTCTACTTCGGTTCATGGCTTGCGGATCATCATTAGAAGATTCCGGAAGTCCAGTCACCGGATTCATAAGATTTTTTTTCCACTTTCGTACCACACCTAAACTGTACAGGTCCAAGGTTACCCAATCAGGAATCGTGAAACTATTGTAAGTTCCAAGTAGGGTTGTGTCTGTCCCTGTGGCTGCAGAGTTAAGTTTTGGATCGTTTGAGGATACAACGCCATTTGTTCCACTTTGGGTCCAGTAGGGCCTTGCCATGAGAAAGTGGATTTTGAAATTATCGTAATTGAACATAAGCCTTGCTCCATCGAAGGATAGACCATTGACTGTCCAGTTACCACCACCTATCATTCGTTGGTCGCCATAGGCCCAAATTTGTCTTCCGATTTGTAATTTGGAACGTAAGGGAAGTTGGTTTAAAGTTAAGAATGCTTCTCGGATTCCTGTTTGATTTTGAGAAACGGCATTCGTTTGATTTTTAGAATAAATGTCTGCTGTATTGTTAAAAAAATTGGCTCGGATATCACCAGAAGAGGCTGGCGATTCTCCTCCCCATACACGAGCATCTTGGAGGGTTACTTTTGCTTGTACATAAGGGCTGGGATCAAAGATAAAATAAATAGAGGAAGTTTGAACCGTTCTGTCAGTATAACCCTTTTCAGAAGCATTGAAGTCCATATTGTATCTTGCTTCTTGTCTCGGTCGCAAATACATTCCAAAACGTAATACATCGTTTAACCAAAATTGGCCAGAAGTTGCTGAGTGTCTGGATAACTCTGGTTCTACAAACATATGGCGATTGTATTCTGGATCGATTCCCTTTTCTTTCATGGAAGAAACATAGGGTTTGATTTCTTGGGTGGCGGTAGGCGTAGGAACATTTTCTGTTTCTGTTGGAGCAGCCGTTGTAATTGTTAGCGGCATCATTACCGCTAACAATAGAAAATAGAAATAACCTTTTGAAATATACATGAAGTATCTCCTTTTCTATAACAAATGTTTAATTAACTTAATTGGTTCCTGCAATTACTTTCAATATGTAAAAGTATAAAGGAATTCCAACGATGATATTGATGGGGAAAACAATCGATAAAGCAACCGTTAAATAGATGCTGGGGTTAGCTTCTGGGATGGAGTCTTTCATCGCCGCAGGTACTGCAATGTAAGATGCAGAAGCGCAGAGAACTACAAACATAAGAGCATCACCAATCGGCATTTGGATGATTTTGGTAAGTAGGATGGCGATGACTACGTTAATCGTCATGATAATGAGCGCGGATCCAATGAGGAAAAAACCAACTTTTTTTAATTCGCGCATTTGTCTTGCTGCATCGATTCCTTTATCCAATAGGAAGAAAGTAAGTAGTCCTTTGAATATATCCTCAGTGAATGGTTTTGTAGTGTTCCATCCGGACTCACCTGATAAGTAACCAACGATCACCGCTCCCATCAAAATATATACTGAAGAACTAAAGAAAGCTTCATGGAGTAAATGTTTCCATTGAATCTTTTCATTTAGGTTTTCGTTATTTTTCTTTTTTCCCAATCGATCGATGATGACGGCAAGAACGATGGCAGGTGATTCCATAAGAGCCATTCCTGCTACGATGAAACCTTGGTATTCATATCCATAACTATGTAAAAAAGCACCAGCAGTCACGAAGGTCACAGCACTAATGGATCCAAAACTTCCCGCAAGGGCAGCAGCATTTGCATGATCCAGTTTGGCTCTAAAGATAAAGTACGAGTAGATTGGAACAAAACATGCCATAAACATACAAGCAATGAGTGTGAGTAAGTGTTCTTCGGCAAAAGGAGATTGGAAGAGTTCGTGTCCTCCTTTGAATCCGATAGAGAACAAAAGATATAAAGATAGGAATTTGGAGACTCCTTCTGTGATCCTTAGGTCTGATTTGAAGAATACAACTCCCATTCCTAAAAAGAAAAAGAGTACCGGTGGGTTTAAGATGTTATTGAGCGCAGCGTGGAAATCCATAATTTCACTCCCTGTCAGCCATGATTTTAGACACCCGTTTTGTCCAATATCATAAAAATGGACAAAAAATAATCCATTTGAAAAATCTGGAAACATCGAAATCGCTTTCTTGGTTGCCGAATTTCCGAAAACTGGTGTTTCCGATGAAACTATTGGCCAAAATCGTGTTCCTAGCGGCAATCTTTGCCTCTCTAGGCGGGTGTCTATGGAAACCAGAGAGTTTCTACGGCCGGAACATAAGCCAAAATGTCCAATTTTTGGTACCCCATAGGACAGACATTCCTAGAAATTGCAGCCATGAATCCATCCAATCTTTGCGGAGTTTTGTCTGGATCGACAACCGTAGCGCCGACTCTTTGCGAGGAAAACAGGAGGAGGGAGGTCAATGGGTCCGAGTGGAGATCAAAAATGAGGTATCTGTAGATACTTATTTTAGCATCCTCATCCAATGGATCAACATCCCATTTGTCGAACTATGTTCGGAAGGAGAGGATGGAGAAATCACAACTTCTTACAGTGGGTATGTTTGGGAAGATTGGATGGAGGTCCTTTCTCCTTTCCCACATTTTAATGTTACTCTTAAAGCCAACGAAAGTCGTTATTTCTATATTTATTTAGTATCCAATGAAGACCTAAACTTTCCTCTTCGCATTGTTTCTCATGCAAGTTATCGTTCTATTGTTTTGTTTCGATTTTTGACATTTTTGTTTTTTATGATGATGGGAATTGTGTCGTTTGGGTGGGCGATATCAGAATATTTAAAATCAAAAGAAAAAGTTTACATTTCGATTTTGGTTCACTTTCTAATGTTTTTCCTTCTCGTATACTCCGTACACGGAAAGGAGTTTGCGTCAATCTTCGGAAATTCAAATAACTTAGTTAGGCATTCCTATTATATCTTTTTATCAATCAATCATTTTGTATTTTTTGTATATCTTGCTTCTTTTGATTCGTTTGTTGGAAATCGTATTTCAAAACAGATTTTGTTTTGGGTTTCGGGATTTGCAGGTTTTCTTTATTTGTTAGTTCCTCTTTTCCCAAGAGTATATGAATTTAGAATCTTTCTAGTATTATCTATATTTGGAACTGCTGCTTATTTTTTATTCAAAACTCATCACTCTTTGTTTGCAAAAGAAGAAAGTGATGAAAGGGCTTATGTCTTTGGTTGGTTCTTTTTTCTTTTTTCCGTCTTCTTAAAAACATTGTTTCACTTTGATTTTTATCCTTACCAACCCTTCTTTATTTATGCGGCAGTATTTTATCTTCCCTTTTTAACAGCGGGTTCTTTTTTGTTTTTGCGAAATTATGAAAAAAGGGATAAATCAAAAACCCGGTACCGGTCCGTAACACTGAAATTGGATAAAACCGAATTTCGGAATAAATTAGAATCGTTATTGAATTCTGAAAAAATATTTTTGAATCCTGATTGTAATGAAGAACTTTTAGCGTCTAGGATGGGTCTCTCCTATCACCAGTTAAGTGAACTTATCAATTCGGAATATAATTTCAATTTTCCTTCATTATTAAACCAATACAGAATTAAAGAAGCCATGTTGATTCTGAATGAAAGGCCTGAACTCAATGTAGCAGAGGTAGGGAAACTTTCAGGTTTTGGTTCCAGATCGGCTTTTTATCTGGAATTTAAAAAACAGTCAGGTGTGAATCCAAATCAGTTTCGGAAAAATAAAAATATATAGATAGATTATTAGATTAAGATAAGAGGACGTTCCCATGAACAGCAAAGACAATCTCAAAGATTGGTTACCCGGGTTAAAGGAAAATTGGCGATCGGACATTTTGTCCGGTTTTATTGTGTTTCTGATTGCGTTGCCCCTTTGTCTGGGCATCTCACTTGCTTCGGGTGCTCCCCCGATGGCTGGTATTTTTTCTGGAATTGTGGGTGGAATTTTGGTCTCTCTACTCAGTGGTTCTCACCTCACCATTAATGGTCCAGCCGCTGGGCTCATCGCCGTTGTACTCAACTCAATTATGGTATTAGGTGGCGGAGATCCAAAACTCGGATTTGAATTAACGTTAGCTGCCATTGTGATTGCAGGTGCCATTCAAGTGATACTTGGGCTTGTGAAAGCAGGAAATTTAACCGTATACTTTCCCATCTCTGTAGTTCATGGAATGATGGCTGCGATTGGAATTATTATCATTTCCAAACAATTTTATGTAGCCCTTGGAATCACTCCTAAAGCCAAAACAATCGGTGGGTTGTTATTAGAAATTCCTTTTAGTTTTTCTCTTGTGAATCCTGAAGTTGCGATCATAGGACTTTCTGCGATTGTAATCATTGCGATTTTGGCAAAAATCAAAAATCCTTTACTAAAAAAGTTACCTGCACCACTAGTTGCAGTGTTAGTTGGTATTGTTTTGGGTGTTGTTTTTGATTTAGCTGATGAACATTCTTATACACTACTCGACCAAACTTATAAAATTGGTCCTGAAAAATTAGTAAATCTTCCAGACCATATTTATGATGGAATCACTTTCCCTGATTTTTCTAGATGGAAGGATGGAATCTTTTGGGTAATGGTCATTACCATTGCACTCATTGCAAGTATTGAATCATTGTTAACTGCAACTGCAGTTGATAATACAGATCCGTATCGCCGTAAATCAAATATGGATCGTGAATTGGTAGCAAAAGGTGCCGGTAACTTCTTTTTAGGTTGGATTGGTGGTTTACCAATCATCGCCGAGGTAGTTCGGTCTTCTGCAAATATTGAAAATGGTGCCAAAACAAGATTCTCCAATTTTTTTCATGGATTGTTTTTGCTTTTTTTCATTTTACTTTTGCCTGGCCTTATCCATCGAATTCCCCTCGCATCCCTTGCGGGAATTTTGATTATGGTGGGGATTCGATTGGCTTCTCCTCATGTTTTCAAAGAAACTTATGAAAAAGGTTGGGATCAAATTGTTATTTTTACTGTAACGGTGATTTTAACAATCGTAGAGGATTTGTTAGTTGGTGTGTTCTGTGGAATCATCACTGCTATTTTGATCCAAATTTATTTTGGTGTTCCTCTTCGTTATATCTTTGTTGCAGATATCACTGTAAAATCGGAAAACAAAGTCCATGAACTGTATGTAAAACATGCTTTGTTATTTTCTAATATGATTTCATTGAAATTATTATTCAGGAAAATTGCTCCAGGTGAACGAGTGGATCTAAAGTTTGATCAGAATGTGAAAATGATTGGTTTTTCAGCCATTGAATTTTTACAAAGTTTCAAACGAGACTATGAATCGAGAGGGGGACAGGTAAATTTGATTGGATTTGAGGATTTAAAACCTATCTCTGCTTATTATGGAGCGACTCGAATCCATAAGTAGTTAACAAAAAAATTCTTGTAACTTAGTGTTTTAAAACCAATATCCTTTTATGCAGAGGATATTGGTTTTTTCCCTCCTTTTCTTTTTACCCTTACTACTTCAGTCAAAAGATGTACCTCGGCTTAAGGCCCGAGTGACAGATGAAACATGGACATTGAGTCCTGGTTTTGTTTCTGCATTAGAAACAAAACTACGAGATCACGAAAGTAAAACAACGAATCAGGTTGCAGTGTATGTGATTTCTTCACTTGAGGGAGAGGTTTTAGAAGAATACTCTCTTAGAGTTGCAGAAACTTGGAAATTGGGACAAAAGAAAAATGACAATGGAGTATTATTGTTAATTGCGTTGGATGATCGAAAGTTACGGATCGAAGTAGGGTATGGACTTGAAGGAAGTTTAACAGATGTTCTTTGCCATCATATCATAGAAAAAGAAATCAAACCTTATTTCAAAAAAGGAGAAATTGAATCCGGAATCCAAAACGGTGTAAATTCCATTCTCGGAGCCATTGAAGGATCCTATTCCATTCCACCACCAGAAGATTATTCTCATCTTGGTCCTTTGTCTTTTTTAGGAGAACTTTCTGGAGGACAGAATGAAATTCCTTTTCCAATAAAAATTTTGATCACAATCTTTGTATTGATTGTGTTGGGAGTTTTTACTTATGTAGCAGCTAATGCGCCTTATGTGGGATGGTTTATTTATTTCTTTTTATTTCCATTTTGGAGTTTGTTTCCTACTGCCGTATATGGTGCCAATATTGGCGCTAGCGTATTTTTAATTTATGCCATTGGGGTTGGGCTTTATAAACTCTATCATCTACTCACTCCTCATGGTCGGAAACGAATGAAAGAAGGTAACTTCAGCGGACCCGTTGGTGGATCTGGTGGTAGTAGTAGGGGATGGTCTAGTAGCGGAGGGAGTTCCGGTGGGTTTAGCGGCGGTGGAGGCAGTTTTGGTGGTGGCGGTAGTTCTGGAAGTTGGTAAAATTTTTTTAAAAATAGATTTTGGGAACTTTTCCAATCAAACTTGGGTTTAGTATATAGTGAAGTTGATTAGAATTATATTTTTTGTTTTAGTAACATTTGGATTGGATTCGCTTTTTGCCAAACCAATCCAAATCAAAGAACTCTGGCAGACAGCGATTCAATCCAATCCAGAATTTTTATCAGCTAAAGCCGACTATGATAAAGCATTTTTTGAAAATGAAAAAAGTTACGCTGCGTATTTACCGACTGTCAACGTTTTGGCTTCGGCAAGACAGTCCTCTGTAAATTTTAGTGGATCAGGAACTGTAAATGATCCTCTATTGAATGGATCAAGTGCTGGCTCTAATGCAAACCAACAATCGAGTTCAGGAGAATCAAGGCCTACTGCTGTGAATCGTTATTCTGTTGGACTTAGTACAAATCAAAATCTTTTTGCTGGTTTTAAAGATAAAAGTGGAATCGAAAAAACGGAAGCTTTACTGCAGGCCGCTAAACAAACATTACATGATTCTCGGTTAAAAATTTGTTTTGAATTAAAATCGGGTTATGCACAAATGTTGTATGCCAAAGAACTCCATCAACTTTCAGAAAAAATTAAAGAAAGGCGAGTCAAAAACCGTGATTTGGTAAAACTTCGATATGAAGTGGGCAGGGAACATAAAGGAAGTTTTTTGTTGAGTGAATCCTTTGTTAAACAATCCGAATTCGAAGTTTCTTCTGCTTCTCGTCTTTTTGAAAGTAATCTAAACGAAGTAGAACGAGTGATTGCTAATCGTTTGGATGTAAATATCAACTCAGAATTTTTATATGAATCATCCATGGAAAAAAAATATTCTGAAAAAGAAAAAGAAAGTTTATTGGAATCTCATCCATCGATTATGGCCGAACAATCAAAAGTGAGAGCCGCCCAAGCAAATATTGGTGTTGCAGAAGCAGGATTTTATCCTGAACTCAATTTAAGCGCAACAGTGACGAGACAAGATGATGTTTGGTTGCCTAAACCTAGAAACTATAGTTTTGGACTCAACCTAACCTATCCCTTGTTTAATGGCGGTAGGGATTATTATAATGTTAAAATTGCAAAAACAGAGTATGAAAAATCGATTCATACAAGAGATTCTAAAAAAAATTCTCTTTCTTTTTCGTTGGAGCAGTCTCATCTCAATTTCAAAAATGCATCAGAACAATTGTTTGTATTGTCTGAATTTTATAAGGCATCGGAGATTCGTGCGATGATCGCGAGATCCCAATATTCAAATGGACTCATCAGTTTTGAAAATTGGGATATTATAGAAAACGATTTAATCAATCGTGAAAAAAATCATTTATTAGGTAAGCGGGATCTTGGTTTGGCAGAGGCTACTTACTTACGAAATCTAGGAAAATGTTTTGATGAAGATTAAACTGATACTCATTACACTCGCTGTAATCATTATTTCTATTGTAGTTTATGTATTTGGGTTTGGAAAATCAAAACCAAATACCAAGCTAGAATCTGCGAAAGTGTTTCGCGGAGATTTGGTTGTTACTGTTCGGGCTACAGGGACAGCCATTCCCAAAAATCGATTGGAAATCAAACCTCCTATTGCTGGGCGTGTGGAATCTATCTTAGTAAATGAAGGAACACAGGTCGGCCGTGGTAAAATCATCGCTTGGATGAGTTCTACAGAAAGGGCTGCTTTATTAGATGCGGCACGAGCTAAAGGAGAAGAGGAATTAAAAAAATGGGAAGATTTTTATAAACCAACTCCTGTCATTTCACCTTTGCGTGGTTTGGTGATTGCATCGAACATTAGTCCAGGGCAAACTGTCACACAACAAGATATACTTTATGTTCTTTCTGACAATTTGATGGTGCAAGCAAAGGTAGACGAAACCGATTTATCCAAAATAAAAATTGGCCAGACTGCAAATGTAACGGTTGATTCTTATTCAAATTCTCCAATCAGAGCCAAGGTATCTCATATTGGTTATGAAGCTGTAACCGAAAACAATGTGACCATGTACAATGTGGATTTAGAATTGAAATCGATTCCAGACTATTTAAGAAGTGGGATGTCGATCACTATAGATTTTCTGCTTTCTGAAGAAATAGATGTATTGTTAATCCCTAACGAATTTGTGAAAGGAAGTAGTGGTAAAGGAAAAATTACAAAAAAAGTTGATGGCGAACTTGTCGAAAGCTCAGTTTCAATAGGAAATTCAGATGAACAGAATTCAGTTATCCTTT
This window encodes:
- a CDS encoding lysophospholipid acyltransferase family protein, with translation MFYYVGRSIGFVLMWIVVKPMRLKYGNKKVEIQNDHILRKLNGKSVILISNHIKPRNKFLRVITMPYDAFVIRGVLKRYGIYTTALTSYDSGIPNKGKKRKWLYRKEQMVKGIVKSIDLIPLNRSESDPVTIKDFKRRINRGNLGIGIFPEGTWYRGFRKSRKLYPGMVVLSKRYNLPIVPLYLDAYNMNKPIRLSVGNPIWEVTDAPETINYIRSELIRLKDKGTSILVTNEAEEILDDENDGLEISPSVS
- a CDS encoding TetR/AcrR family transcriptional regulator, which codes for MLEASNKQRRIRNSLSREEIRNVSLLILKEEGLDGLSMRKIANRLGCSVASPYSYYESQIDLVQDLIKSGEDELLSMLKKAIIEVDSSSAFEKLAAIARAYFNFASNNRELHKVMFVTDYGGVHRKAFPQLPKSYRFFLETVRIGFESGEIPYPKNEYPAIARMMWSWMYGVIVLDMTGMLRKRTGSGNPIEEGISYFQKLLSKK
- a CDS encoding alginate export family protein, which codes for MYISKGYFYFLLLAVMMPLTITTAAPTETENVPTPTATQEIKPYVSSMKEKGIDPEYNRHMFVEPELSRHSATSGQFWLNDVLRFGMYLRPRQEARYNMDFNASEKGYTDRTVQTSSIYFIFDPSPYVQAKVTLQDARVWGGESPASSGDIRANFFNNTADIYSKNQTNAVSQNQTGIREAFLTLNQLPLRSKLQIGRQIWAYGDQRMIGGGNWTVNGLSFDGARLMFNYDNFKIHFLMARPYWTQSGTNGVVSSNDPKLNSAATGTDTTLLGTYNSFTIPDWVTLDLYSLGVVRKWKKNLMNPVTGLPESSNDDPQAMNRSRQNQNLITTGFRLTNRTKGNFLPEGKSWDFTWESAFQSGTSGRRIQDPYLKEYLPNEYDNSRTEREKYTGQMHVFQTGYTFFSKLRFGGQVLYASGDKNRADASVSTFQTLANPRFGVIPYFNSVAGISENINAQNLISKSVSISYKTDSWGEFQVTYFQNDKAEKQDAWYAISGVANSTSSLGEKNPYPVSSDKGSTENYSNNSYSSPYALGKRIYTEVDLTWHGQINDFVSLWMGFGYLNAGDAVRNYRNSKIQYNSTTQSFEWNQNYLQGKNQLARDAYMAYAQINAAF
- a CDS encoding sodium-dependent bicarbonate transport family permease; the encoded protein is MDFHAALNNILNPPVLFFFLGMGVVFFKSDLRITEGVSKFLSLYLLFSIGFKGGHELFQSPFAEEHLLTLIACMFMACFVPIYSYFIFRAKLDHANAAALAGSFGSISAVTFVTAGAFLHSYGYEYQGFIVAGMALMESPAIVLAVIIDRLGKKKNNENLNEKIQWKHLLHEAFFSSSVYILMGAVIVGYLSGESGWNTTKPFTEDIFKGLLTFFLLDKGIDAARQMRELKKVGFFLIGSALIIMTINVVIAILLTKIIQMPIGDALMFVVLCASASYIAVPAAMKDSIPEANPSIYLTVALSIVFPINIIVGIPLYFYILKVIAGTN
- a CDS encoding AraC family transcriptional regulator, with product MKLLAKIVFLAAIFASLGGCLWKPESFYGRNISQNVQFLVPHRTDIPRNCSHESIQSLRSFVWIDNRSADSLRGKQEEGGQWVRVEIKNEVSVDTYFSILIQWINIPFVELCSEGEDGEITTSYSGYVWEDWMEVLSPFPHFNVTLKANESRYFYIYLVSNEDLNFPLRIVSHASYRSIVLFRFLTFLFFMMMGIVSFGWAISEYLKSKEKVYISILVHFLMFFLLVYSVHGKEFASIFGNSNNLVRHSYYIFLSINHFVFFVYLASFDSFVGNRISKQILFWVSGFAGFLYLLVPLFPRVYEFRIFLVLSIFGTAAYFLFKTHHSLFAKEESDERAYVFGWFFFLFSVFLKTLFHFDFYPYQPFFIYAAVFYLPFLTAGSFLFLRNYEKRDKSKTRYRSVTLKLDKTEFRNKLESLLNSEKIFLNPDCNEELLASRMGLSYHQLSELINSEYNFNFPSLLNQYRIKEAMLILNERPELNVAEVGKLSGFGSRSAFYLEFKKQSGVNPNQFRKNKNI
- a CDS encoding SulP family inorganic anion transporter, with translation MNSKDNLKDWLPGLKENWRSDILSGFIVFLIALPLCLGISLASGAPPMAGIFSGIVGGILVSLLSGSHLTINGPAAGLIAVVLNSIMVLGGGDPKLGFELTLAAIVIAGAIQVILGLVKAGNLTVYFPISVVHGMMAAIGIIIISKQFYVALGITPKAKTIGGLLLEIPFSFSLVNPEVAIIGLSAIVIIAILAKIKNPLLKKLPAPLVAVLVGIVLGVVFDLADEHSYTLLDQTYKIGPEKLVNLPDHIYDGITFPDFSRWKDGIFWVMVITIALIASIESLLTATAVDNTDPYRRKSNMDRELVAKGAGNFFLGWIGGLPIIAEVVRSSANIENGAKTRFSNFFHGLFLLFFILLLPGLIHRIPLASLAGILIMVGIRLASPHVFKETYEKGWDQIVIFTVTVILTIVEDLLVGVFCGIITAILIQIYFGVPLRYIFVADITVKSENKVHELYVKHALLFSNMISLKLLFRKIAPGERVDLKFDQNVKMIGFSAIEFLQSFKRDYESRGGQVNLIGFEDLKPISAYYGATRIHK
- a CDS encoding TPM domain-containing protein, translating into MTDETWTLSPGFVSALETKLRDHESKTTNQVAVYVISSLEGEVLEEYSLRVAETWKLGQKKNDNGVLLLIALDDRKLRIEVGYGLEGSLTDVLCHHIIEKEIKPYFKKGEIESGIQNGVNSILGAIEGSYSIPPPEDYSHLGPLSFLGELSGGQNEIPFPIKILITIFVLIVLGVFTYVAANAPYVGWFIYFFLFPFWSLFPTAVYGANIGASVFLIYAIGVGLYKLYHLLTPHGRKRMKEGNFSGPVGGSGGSSRGWSSSGGSSGGFSGGGGSFGGGGSSGSW
- a CDS encoding TolC family protein, which translates into the protein MKLIRIIFFVLVTFGLDSLFAKPIQIKELWQTAIQSNPEFLSAKADYDKAFFENEKSYAAYLPTVNVLASARQSSVNFSGSGTVNDPLLNGSSAGSNANQQSSSGESRPTAVNRYSVGLSTNQNLFAGFKDKSGIEKTEALLQAAKQTLHDSRLKICFELKSGYAQMLYAKELHQLSEKIKERRVKNRDLVKLRYEVGREHKGSFLLSESFVKQSEFEVSSASRLFESNLNEVERVIANRLDVNINSEFLYESSMEKKYSEKEKESLLESHPSIMAEQSKVRAAQANIGVAEAGFYPELNLSATVTRQDDVWLPKPRNYSFGLNLTYPLFNGGRDYYNVKIAKTEYEKSIHTRDSKKNSLSFSLEQSHLNFKNASEQLFVLSEFYKASEIRAMIARSQYSNGLISFENWDIIENDLINREKNHLLGKRDLGLAEATYLRNLGKCFDED